A genome region from Alicyclobacillus acidocaldarius subsp. acidocaldarius DSM 446 includes the following:
- a CDS encoding S41 family peptidase: MEYEVSLEDRVWMIGKMFAMVERYFAHWEDSRIRPDAWDDRYTACLAEAVRSSTRREFERMMQRLVADLGNRHTWFRDTSNLRGDLGLRLRRLDGSWYVVRSAHAELRPGATVVTLNGRAPEKWMEEASPYMRSREERLREEEWQRVIPALLDDDLWTLELDDGLRRRTVTIHRTRPDSRKEMPEARWLVPDRVAYLRVPSFANPAYEEAAVAWLTRVSNADALVVDVRGNSGGVTPTKLLRALMERPWPWWTEFAADVGFLWLRSAGEGEFSIRPDGSGAIWRPPYEQPEEPVFRGRLAVLVDRATRSAAEDFVMPLLVTKRAIVLGETTSGSTGQPVICQRAGFSMGVGAIRASLPDGRAFENVGLRPDVFVEMSPDDLSSGRDLALALALELLASTG, encoded by the coding sequence ATGGAGTACGAGGTGAGCCTCGAAGACCGCGTGTGGATGATTGGCAAGATGTTCGCGATGGTCGAGCGATATTTCGCCCACTGGGAGGATTCCCGCATACGGCCCGATGCGTGGGACGATCGCTATACGGCGTGCCTCGCGGAGGCCGTACGGTCCTCCACACGCCGGGAGTTTGAGCGGATGATGCAGCGGCTGGTCGCGGATCTGGGCAATCGCCACACCTGGTTCCGGGATACGTCGAATCTCCGCGGGGACTTGGGTCTGCGCCTGCGCAGGCTTGACGGTAGCTGGTACGTCGTCCGAAGCGCGCACGCAGAGCTGCGGCCAGGGGCGACCGTCGTCACGTTGAATGGGCGGGCGCCGGAAAAATGGATGGAAGAGGCGAGTCCGTATATGAGGAGTCGGGAGGAGCGCCTGCGGGAAGAGGAGTGGCAGCGGGTCATTCCAGCCCTGTTGGACGACGACCTCTGGACCCTCGAATTAGACGACGGCCTGCGCAGACGCACCGTCACGATCCATCGAACGCGACCTGATTCGCGCAAGGAGATGCCGGAGGCGCGGTGGCTCGTGCCGGATCGCGTGGCATATCTTCGGGTGCCCAGCTTTGCGAATCCTGCATATGAAGAGGCCGCGGTCGCCTGGTTGACGCGTGTGTCGAATGCGGATGCCCTCGTGGTGGACGTCCGTGGGAACTCGGGAGGAGTGACGCCCACAAAGCTCCTTCGGGCCTTGATGGAGAGGCCGTGGCCGTGGTGGACGGAGTTTGCCGCCGATGTCGGCTTTCTGTGGCTGAGATCAGCGGGAGAGGGGGAGTTCTCCATTCGGCCGGACGGCAGCGGTGCCATATGGCGACCGCCGTATGAGCAACCGGAGGAACCCGTGTTTCGAGGGCGATTGGCCGTTCTGGTGGATCGCGCGACCAGGTCTGCGGCTGAGGACTTCGTGATGCCTCTCCTCGTGACGAAACGAGCCATCGTGCTCGGTGAGACGACGTCCGGGTCGACCGGGCAACCTGTCATCTGTCAGCGCGCCGGGTTCAGTATGGGCGTCGGCGCCATTCGCGCATCGCTTCCAGACGGACGTGCGTTCGAGAACGTCGGCCTCCGGCCTGATGTGTTTGTCGAAATGTCACCCGACGACCTATCCTCGGGGCGCGATCTGGCATTGGCGCTGGCCCTCGAACTCCTCGCAAGCACCGGTTGA
- the gap gene encoding type I glyceraldehyde-3-phosphate dehydrogenase, translating into MAVKVGINGFGRIGRNVFRAALHNPDIDIVAVNDLTNAETLAALLKYDSVHGILPEDVQAEGNDLVVAGKTVKVFAERDPGAIPWAEIGVDIVIESTGLFTDREKAEVHITKGGAKKVIISAPAKNEDITIVMGVNHEMYDPAKHHVISNASCTTNCLAPVAKVIDDEFGIVKGLMTTVHSYTNDQRILDLPHSDLRRARAAALSIIPTTTGAAKAVGLVLPHLKGRLNGMAMRVPTPNVSLVDFVAQTKKPVTVEEVNAALKRAAEGPLKGILAYNELPLVSKDYNGDAHSSTVDGLSTMIIDDMVKVIAWYDNEWGYSNRVVDLACYIASKM; encoded by the coding sequence ATGGCAGTGAAGGTTGGTATTAACGGCTTCGGCCGCATTGGCCGCAACGTGTTTCGTGCGGCGCTTCACAATCCGGACATCGATATCGTGGCGGTGAACGATCTCACGAACGCGGAGACGCTCGCCGCGCTCCTCAAGTACGACTCGGTGCATGGCATCCTGCCCGAGGACGTGCAGGCGGAAGGCAACGATCTCGTCGTCGCCGGCAAGACGGTGAAGGTGTTCGCGGAACGGGATCCAGGCGCGATTCCTTGGGCCGAGATCGGCGTGGACATCGTGATTGAGTCGACGGGGCTGTTCACGGACCGCGAGAAGGCCGAGGTGCACATCACGAAGGGCGGCGCGAAGAAGGTCATCATTTCGGCGCCGGCCAAGAATGAGGACATCACCATCGTGATGGGCGTCAACCACGAAATGTACGATCCGGCCAAGCATCACGTGATCTCGAACGCGTCCTGCACCACCAACTGCCTTGCGCCGGTCGCCAAGGTGATCGATGACGAGTTCGGCATCGTGAAGGGCCTCATGACGACGGTGCACTCGTACACGAACGACCAGCGCATCCTTGACCTGCCGCACAGCGATCTGCGCCGCGCCCGCGCCGCCGCACTCAGCATCATTCCGACCACGACCGGCGCCGCGAAGGCCGTCGGCTTGGTGCTGCCTCACTTGAAGGGCCGCCTGAATGGCATGGCGATGCGCGTGCCGACGCCGAACGTGTCCCTCGTCGACTTCGTCGCGCAAACGAAGAAGCCCGTGACGGTCGAAGAGGTGAACGCCGCGCTGAAGCGCGCCGCGGAGGGCCCGTTGAAGGGGATCCTTGCGTACAACGAGCTTCCGCTCGTCTCGAAGGACTATAACGGCGACGCGCATTCGTCCACGGTCGACGGCCTGTCTACGATGATCATCGACGACATGGTGAAGGTCATCGCTTGGTACGACAACGAGTGGGGTTACTCGAACCGCGTGGTCGATCTCGCCTGCTACATCGCGTCGAAGATGTGA